One window from the genome of Zonotrichia leucophrys gambelii isolate GWCS_2022_RI chromosome 27, RI_Zleu_2.0, whole genome shotgun sequence encodes:
- the LIMD2 gene encoding LIM domain-containing protein 2, producing MFQATGAASPAPAHEAKSSSGGSTVQRSKSFSLKAQVKEMCTACQKTVYPMERLVADKFVFHNSCFCCKHCHTKLSLGSYAALHGEFYCKPHFQQLFKSKGNYDEGFGRRQHKELWVHKEVESGTKSA from the exons aTGTTCCAGGCCAcgggagcagccagcccagccccagcccat GAGGCCAAAAGCAGCTCAGGAGGCAGCACAGTGCAGCGCTCCAAG TCCTTCAGCCTGAAGGCGCAGGTGAAGGAGATGTGCACTGCCTGCCAGAAAACCGTGTACCCCATGGAGCGCCTGGTGGCCGACAAATTCGTCTTCCACAactcctgcttctgctgcaaGCACTGCCACACCAAGCTCAG cctgggcagctaCGCCGCGCTCCACGGGGAGTTCTACTGCAAGCCCCACTTCCAGCAGCTCTTCAAGAGTAAAGGCAACTACGACGAAGGCTTCGGGCGCcggcagcacaaggagctgtgggtgcacaAGGAGGTGGAGAGCGGCACCAAGTCGGCGTGA